A stretch of the Takifugu flavidus isolate HTHZ2018 chromosome 1, ASM371156v2, whole genome shotgun sequence genome encodes the following:
- the LOC130536501 gene encoding 5-hydroxytryptamine receptor 3A-like, with protein sequence MTCSELHVSADGGRLCSYQDVLNYLNLTKSNELFFMTRPVKDYQQPTVVSVELLLYAILDVIEIAQTFVPYVWIDMRWQNQYIRWDPDDFCGIETVSLPTDVLWKPDLTIEEMTEKDKAPPSPHLIIHSDGLVRVQNDHMLVSTCRIQIHKFPFDHQTCNLSFKSVVHSVKEIQLVHSPCSSKTSDMTMRSQYEWLFVSMTVTNKTVDMFDLKQDMLIYTITMKRQSLLYIVNFLLPILFLLSLDIASFFISEREGEKLGFKVTVLLAVTVMQLLLNEILPSSSDQIPLIVVYCIGIFGLMMLSLLETILVMYLMEKDDGPPEGKD encoded by the exons ATGACGTGCTCAGAGTTGCACGTAT CTGCTGATGGGGGGAGGTTGTGCAGCTACCAGGACGTTTTAAACTACCTGAACCTGACCAAAAGCAACGAGCTGTTCTTCATGACCCGGCCCGTGAAGGACTATCAGCAGCCCACTGTGGtgtctgtggagctgctgctgtacgCCATTCTAGACGTG ATAGAGATCGCACAGACGTTTGTTCCTTACGTTTGGATCGATATG CGTTGGCAGAATCAATACATTCGATGGGATCCAGATGATTTTTGCGGCATTGAGACGGTTTCACTTCCTACTGATGTCTTGTGGAAACCAGATTTAACAATTGAGGAAAT GACAGAAAAGGACAAAGCTCCCCCAAGTCCCCACTTGATTATCCACAGTGACGGTTTGGTCAGAGTTCAGAATGACCACATGTTGGTCAGCACCTGCAGGATCCAAATCCACAAGTTCCCCTTTGACCACCAGACGTGCAACCTCTCCTTCAAGTCTGTTGTACATTCGG TCAAAGAAATACAGCTTGTTcactctccctgctcctccaaGACCTCAGACATGACGATGAGGAGCCAATACGAATGGCTCTTTGTCAGTATGACCGTCACCAACAAGACTGTCGACATGTTCGACCTCAAGCAAGACATGCTAATCTATACT ATCACCATGAAGAGGCAGTCTCTCCTCTACATTGTCAACTTCTTGCTGcccatcctgttcctcctgagCCTGGATATCGCGTCCTTCTTTATCTCAGAACGAGAGGGCGAGAAGCTCGGCTTCAAGGTCACCGTGCTGCTGGCCGTCACCGTGATGCAGCTTCTTCTGAATGAAATCCTTCCCTCATCATCAGACCAGATCCCACTCATAG TCGTCTACTGTATTGGCATCTTTGGTTTGATGATGCTGAGCCTCCTGGAGACCATTCTGGTGATGTACCTGATGGAGAAAGACGATGGACCTCCAGAAGGTAAAGACTGA